A section of the Canis lupus baileyi chromosome 5, mCanLup2.hap1, whole genome shotgun sequence genome encodes:
- the POU4F3 gene encoding POU domain, class 4, transcription factor 3 encodes MMAMNAKQPFGMHPVLQEPKFSSLHSGSEAMRRVCLPAPQLQGNIFGSFDESLLARAEALAAVDIVSHGKNHPFKPDATYHTMSSVPCTSTSSTVPISHPAALTSHPHHAVHQGLEGDLLEHISPTLSVSGLGAPEHSVMPAQIHPHHLGAMGHLHQAMGMSHPHAVAPHSAMPACLSDVESDPRELEAFAERFKQRRIKLGVTQADVGAALANLKIPGVGSLSQSTICRFESLTLSHNNMIALKPVLQAWLEEAEAAYREKNSKPELFNGSERKRKRTSIAAPEKRSLEAYFAIQPRPSSEKIAAIAEKLDLKKNVVRVWFCNQRQKQKRMKYSAVH; translated from the exons ATGATGGCCATGAACGCCAAGCAGCCTTTCGGCATGCACCCGGTGCTTCAAGAACCCAAATTCTCCAGCCTGCACTCCGGTTCCGAGGCCATGCGCCGAGTCTGTCTCCCAGCCCCGCAG CTGCAGGGTAATATATTTGGAAGCTTTGATGAGAGCCTGCTGGCACGCGCCGAAGCTCTGGCGGCGGTGGATATCGTCTCCCACGGCAAGAACCATCCGTTCAAGCCCGACGCCACCTACCATACCATGAGCAGCGTGCCCTGCACGTCCACTTCGTCCACCGTGCCCATTTCCCACCCGGCCGCGCTCACCTCGCACCCGCACCACGCCGTGCACCAGGGCCTCGAAGGCGACCTGCTGGAGCACATCTCTCCCACGCTGAGCGTGAGCGGTTTGGGCGCCCCGGAGCACTCGGTGATGCCGGCGCAGATCCACCCGCACCACCTGGGCGCCATGGGCCACCTGCACCAGGCCATGGGCATGAGTCACCCACATGCCGTGGCGCCTCACAGCGCCATGCCCGCGTGCCTCAGCGACGTGGAGTCGGACCCGCGAGAGCTCGAGGCCTTCGCCGAGCGCTTCAAGCAGCGGCGCATCAAGCTGGGGGTGACCCAGGCGGACGTGGGCGCGGCTCTAGCCAACCTCAAGATCCCCGGCGTAGGCTCGCTCAGCCAGAGCACCATTTGCAGGTTCgagtctctcactctctcacacaACAACATGATCGCGCTCAAGCCGGTGCTCCAGGCCTGGCTGGAGGAAGCCGAGGCCGCCTACCGAGAGAAGAACAGCAAGCCGGAGCTCTTCAACGGCAGTGAGCGGAAGCGCAAACGCACGTCCATCGCGGCGCCCGAGAAGCGCTCCCTGGAAGCCTACTTCGCCATCCAGCCGCGGCCCTCCTCCGAGAAGATCGCGGCCATCGCTGAGAAACTGGACCTCAAAAAGAACGTAGTGAGGGTCTGGTTTTGCAaccagagacagaaacagaaacgAATGAAGTACTCGGCTGTCCACTGA